gctacatagcaaggctgTACTTGAAACAAAAGAGCTAGGCCAAAACCATCTAGGGCCAGTGAgccagctcagtgggtgaaagcccttgccacacaagcctagcCACCTGAGCTCACTCCTtggaacccatggtggaaggggagaaccagcttcctaaagttgtcctctgacctcttgaGAGTGTTCTGtggcattcacacatgcacacacataaacacacaatacTAATACACATGTTAAGACTTTACCTTATTATTCAGAgatactatatatgtatgtatgtatgtatatatatatatatatatatatatatatatatatatatacacacacacacacacacatatatattacacacacacacacacacacacatgtgaggggaaagccaggtgtgatgtcacattcctttagtcccagcacttgggaagcagaggtaggtggatctctgagtttgaggccagcctggtctatatagtgagttcaaggatagccaaaGTTAaggagagagactctgtctagaaggaccctgtctcaaaaaacaaaaacaaaaaaaattaaagacaaacagAGATGGATATATTCTAAGCTGTTTGTGGGTGAATGGTACAATAGCTGGATTTACTATGAAGTAATATGGACTGGAGACACAGGAAACGAACAGCCATAAGCTGATGATTATTAGAACTGGGTGATAGGGACATGGGGTTCCTcatattattttctctattttggtGTTTGAAATTGCCCATCATAAAAGGATTTTGTATACCTGAATATGAATTTGTGCATGTGCTAAGCAAAACTAGGGTGGTGATCTGGCATCAGGctcagctctctcctcctttggctgccagctgtgtgaccttgagcaagtctCTGGACCTCTCTACTCCAGTTACCTCATTTCTAAACAGAGATGGTAATGCTGGTTCCACCTTGTTTACTAAGATCAATAGGGTAGATAAATGTAAAGTACTTGCGACTGTCCCTGGCACATAGCTAAATGCTCAGGGCAGGTCTGCTGTTAGTCTATTCCAGGTTGGAATGATGTTGAGGCCTTTACCAGGCTATGGAAAGTCAATGAAAGGAAAGAGACCTTATATTACGATGGACGGACTCAGGGTATCTTTTCATTCTCTAGTTTCAACCTCTATGTAATGTgatattacttttaaatattttatgaaatgtattttttaaatatcacaaGCTCTCCCTGCCCTGTGCAGGCTGCTCAGTCAGCTGAGGTGCACACATCCCCAACCTTGGAGTGATTCCATCTGGGACTGGGGAGGCCTAGATTGTGACAGACACACCTACACATGGGATGGTAGACAGGGCGCACGTTGTTTGAAAGAAAGCCACAGCAgatgctgggaagagggaagTGGAGACCCTATGCTCTGTCTTGTCAACCCAGCACTGGTCCACAAATGCCACCCATCCTCTGCCCCTCACCACCTCACCCCTACTTCCTTCAGAAGtgcaaggaaggagagagctgtgTGCAGTTATGTTTGAGCCTTTGTTTGGGTGCGGGGCACCCCACGACTGGGGAGAATGGAGTCTGGACAGTTGGCTATCATGAGCTGCAGAGGGTAGAGACTTGGTCTGCCTCTGGGCCCCCAGCCAGTGCCTGAGAACCAGAGCCCCTCCCCCTGGGAACCAAGGGTGGAAAGATACCTCCAGGAACTCTTCAATCTGCATATTCTTTAATGTGGCCCACTTTCTCACGAATGAAAGCAGTTGAGAACACCGGATATCTTGCAGAGCCAGAGGACAGGGGATATAAAATCCAGCAGTTTAGACCCGCCCTGGTGCCCTCCCAACTGAGTTCCTGCTCCTCGGAGGCCTCACCTAGCTAGAAATTCTGGGTGGCCTCCACCCCCACACCACTCCTCCCCCTGCCAGAGGCCAGCCCCTCTTGTAGGGTGCTCGCTCCATTTCCAGGGCAAAGGGCTTTCTATGTGCAGACCTGCCGCTCAGCTTCCCGGCTGAGGCTGCTTGCTCCGAATTTTAACTCGGGTGTTTACATTTCCTGCACAGAGCAGAGCTGGCAAATGAAGTATGTCCCTGCCCATGAACCCCACAACCCAGCTGCCCAGTAGGGCTTTCCTTCCCAGAACACCTGCACTCTCCTGATTTTGCTTCAGTCTCTAATccccctcctccatcttttcCTAACAGACCCCTAGTCACCCCTAAAACCTCACTCAGCTGTGAGCCTTCCTCAGTGCCCAGGTGATGCCCCCGACTCCATCCTCTGGGCTCCTCAGATACTTCAGGACAGGAGGGTGAAGCCTACCCCTGGGAGATCACACTGAGGCAAAATAGAAACATGAGGAAAattgcacacacctttgatcccagcacttagaaggcagaggcaggtggatctctgtgagttcgaggccagcctggtctacagagtgagatccaggacagccaggactacacagagaaaccctatcatgaagagaaaaaagaaaggaaggaaggaaggaaggaaggaaggaaggaaggaaggaagaaggaaggaaggaaggaaggaaggagaaagccatagggacacagaaaggaaaaggaaaaggacccCTCAATCCAGAAGTCTACACTCTCACAACAGCGGGAATCCCAGCATAGTTAACAAGCACTGAAGACCATTCTTCCTTCCCAGCTGGAACCCTGCAATTGCCCACGAATCTCACCTGAAACCCCGTGTACAGGGAAAGGGCATTACCAGATCCTGTGCAGCcctgtcttcctgcttccaccttatCAGATTATAAATTCAGCTAAGTCTCTCAGAAGCCACCTCATTTATCTCACTCATTGAGAGAGGAGTGAGGGTTATAGCAACCTTTTCAGATGTAACTTGAGAGCTACCAAAGGGTTTatatggctctgtgtgtgtgtgtgtgtgtgtgtgtgtgtgtgtgtgtgtgtgcagattttgcatatgagagaaaacatttgatAATTACTTTTCTGGATCTTCCTTATATGCTCAACATGAAGATCTCCAGTtacatctattttcctgcaaatggcaTAATTTTActcttctttttggcaaaaaaaacaaaaaacaaaaaaccaaaaccaactccATTATATAAATCGTATTATATTTTCTGTACCCACACCAGTTGTTTTCAAGGCTGCCCATATCCTTTATCCTACCGTGTAGCTAAATTGAAGGAGGAGTTTATCTTCCCACTTGGTGAAAGGAGGTGCAAGGGGAGGGGCTGcgtctctgaccttcacaggcagcagagagaCAGCCATCGGAGGCAAGACGCAGTAGCCAGGGTTGTTTCACACTTTGGAAGTCTGACTCCAAATGgtttattttagtcattttttaaagCACCGCACAATTTGATGGAAACTATTCTGGTCCTAATTAACTAGATCCTGTATGTACAACAAAGCACACATAAATTATCTTCTTGAGGAACAAAGCAAGCTAAATACACATCAGACATGTCTACactgaaactctttgtaaagtccaTAAAGATGGGTGCTATAGATTGACTGAGAAGGACAGATTTATGATAAGGATCTAATCTAGAGGAGGGTCCAGTACCAGAAAAGTGTCTAGCCACACAGAGTGCAAAGGTCACCAGACTAGAAAGCATGCCCCCTATGGCCTTCTGGATGGATAACAGGTTCTACATTCCTTCCCTTGGAGGAACAACCCTTGGTGTTTAACATCCCAGGTTCCCTAGTGCTTGtctgtgagcacaaagacctCTGTGCCCCCCACAAGTCTGATGATGACTGAGTGACCCATTGATGCCCAGGTCAACACCTCACTGAGATTGTTCCCCTCTGCTGTATTGCCCCATGGTGACAAGATGGCTAGACTGTCCCTCCATGTTCAAAGCACAGACACATAGGAATCAAAGACTGTCCCAGAAAATACTTTAGCCAACCCCTGAGAAATCACTGGCTGCAATCGGGACCGTTTCTAGCTGCCAAGGAGGTGGGAAAAGTGAGCCACAGAATTTGGGGTAGCTGAAGAACCAATCCAGCTCCATCATCAGAGACTGAGTGTCTATGTACTCTCCCAAATCTGCATGGCTATCCCAGAAGCGGGTGAGTGCTGGATACCAAGATGGAAGCCACCAGATCCTGCTACATCTTTTCTCTGCTTCAAGCTCTTTATATACATGTCAGTCAAGACAGACATTCCATTAATGTATGAAGAAGATGTGTGTCAACCTGTCTCCTAGACTGACAAGTGTCAACACAGGCTCACATTAGAAATTCCTGGGCAAAGTTGGAAACATACTAATGCCTAGAGTCAATGAAGATTTAATGAACCCctggaatgaatttttttttttttgagacaggatttcactgtgtaacagccttggctgtcttagaactagctctgtagaccaggctggccttgaactcacaaagatttgcctgcttctgcctcctgagtgctgggattataggtgtgtgccatctcCAAGAGACCGAAACATGTAGACAGTTTTCAGAACCACTGCTTCAGACACAGCACCTTAGGAACAAGGTCTGTTCTGTACCCTCTAACTCACAAACTTGAGCATCAGGCTGACAGGAAGTCCTCACTGTGTGAGGGAACCAAAttgccaagatggctcagtggttaagagcacctgttgctcttacaCGGGTCCAGAATTCAGTTCGCAGCACTCATATAGGGTgtctcacaaccacttgtaactccagctccagaggatctgatgttctcttctggcccccTCAGGCacgtgcattcatgtgcacatattccccaacacacacacacacttttaaaaattaataaaagtaaatcttctAAAATGGCAAAGCACAATTTCTAATCTCTATTAGTCTCCACAGGGTAGTGAACACAGTCCTAACTGCAGGCTCTCCCCCCGGAGCTCTCATTTCTTGAGCCCTGTACTTGGTTCCCTTTATTAAGCACAACCACAGCTCCAGGTGGCCTCTCCTGTGGGCACAGTGCCAGCTGCTCTTCTAACTGCTGTGTGGGACATCCCAGTCTCACTCTGGCTTGGCAGATGCCCTGGTCCAAGAAGATAACTCTCCAGCAACTGCCAGGCTTAACCCTTGGGCCTTGGCTAACCTCCCCGACAGGGTGAGGGAACAGCAGGATGGGAAGGTTTGCAAATGCACTCCCATCCATTCAGTAGCAGACTGACTAGCAACTCACACAGAACAAATGCAAAAAGATATAGTTTATCTCATTCTTCAGATAGATGTGAACCTGAAAAATGCCCCTGCTGACATCACAAGAATGAGTCAGAGGTGAGTACATCCCCAGAGGTGATGACTGCTAGTACCCTACTATCTGGTCCTAACCCTACCACACTGTTAAAACTACTTGTTCCAAGATAAGTCACAGGAACAGTCTTATGACATGTAGTGTCCACAGTTCCGGGAACACCCACATCAGTGCTTGGAGAAACCTCAGGCTGGGTTTTAAACCCTATTACTACCTTAAAATTCTTAAGTTTTTAAACAAAAGGCCTCATATTTCATTTTGCACCAGACTCTACAGCTGTGTGTCTGGTCCTGATCAAACACAAACTCATACTAAATCCAGTAAGGTTTGGGAGGCTAAGGGAGAAGaagtgtgagttcaagaccagcctgggctacatagtgagtttatggttagcctgagctacatagtgagacattgtctcaataaaaataataataattggcagggtatgatgcatgcctttagtcccagcactcaggaggcagaggcaggaggatctctgtgagttcaagtccatcctggtctacaaagtgagtcccaggacagccaaagctacacagagaaaccttgtctataaaaacaaaaacaacaacaaaaaaaacataaaataatgatgatgataataataataataatataaccaCCCAGTAAGTTTTCCTCCTCAGGAAGATCTGCAGTCTGACTTCATCCTCCTTAGAGTACCTTCTCATGTCTCACCCTTACTCTGTGATCCCCCCCACATTCCAATTTTGTTCCACTTCTAGTGGGAGTGAACCAGAGAGTTCCATACAAGATCACTGTGGTCAAAGAAGCACTGAGGACCTAAGTGTGGCTTGTGGGTGAGAGATGCCAATGGGAACAGGAAGTGGTTGGAGAAGGATACGACTGGGTCGTGGGCTTTGTCTGGTCACTGACGCAATCCAAGTCTAGTCATGTTTGGGGCCTCCATTTACCTGCCCGAAATCTGAGAGGATGCAGCTGGATGGTCCCCTCTTTTGAGCCCCCATGCATCACTGAAGCTCTAAATCCTGTGCCAAACTAGAGATGGTGTGGGTAAGATGATACCACAGGGGACCAGGCTGTGAGGTGGCATCAGTGTGGTTGGCTGGCCTTAACGGTTGGTTCATCTacatcagtggctctcaaccttcctaatgctgcaaccctttaatacagttcctcaggttgtggtgatcctcaaccataaaattatttttgttgctacttcataactgtagttttgctactgttattaattgtaatgtaaatatctgtgttttccaatgttcTAAGGCAACTCCTGTGAGAGAGTCATTTGAAACCCcgaaggggtcatgacccacaggttgagaactgctggtctacatagccatCCATAGCCATGACTTTGGGTCACCCCTGCCTCTGCAAAGCATGGGAGGTAAGGTGGAGTGGGAAAACCCATCTTGATGTTGTAATCATGAAGCCAGACTGTTCTGAAAGACGGTCATGAAAACAGCAGCGTTTGCATCTCACTGCCACAAGCTCTCTCCTGTCACTCCACCTCGTGGGGCCTCTCTATGCTCTACCTTTGTTCAGACACAAGGgctcagggacacacacagaagACTGCGGCCTCAAATCCTTCCTTCCCACAACCCAGCAGACATCAGGAGAGGGGATGGTGTGAAGTGGGGGGTCTGCAAACACTCCTTAGGATGAAGAGGCCTTGGAGGGAAAAATAAGTCATCCTAGCCATCTTTGGGTCACAGGCATGAAGAGGGACTCAAAATGCCATCCTTGGAGCCCAAGAATATCACGGAACAGAAAAGTTGGCAGGAAAACTCATAAGCCACCCTATCAGGCTTCAAGAACCTAGCCTAGCACCATCTacacagcaaacagaaactgaACCACAGCGCCCCCTGGTAGTCAAAAGGGTTGGCCCTGTGAAGATCCAGGCATCCATCCTCTGAAGATGTTTCTGAGGAAAAGACCGAGGAATGTTTGCTAACAAAGGGCACCATGGGGCCTACAGAGAACACTGAACAGTACAGGAAGGCTTGTGTTGCAAGTTGCAGATGGAATTGCAGGGTTCTGCCCCCAGGGCAACCAAGCAGCCATCCCTTTGGCCAGCTAGACTCGGGACAAGAAAGGGGCTTCTGGAAGGCAGTTTTCAGCAGCAGACAGAAGACAGCAACCACTGAATTGTGGGAGGAAAGCCTGGGGCAAGGAATGGAATCCAGGCCTGTTCTCCCACACAAATCATCAGGGTCTGGGATCTGCTCTCTCTTGGCATTGCCTGGCCAGGCCATGGCTCAGGTATCGGACACCTGGGGCCTAGAGTCACATGCCAGGAAACTCTATCCACTTGGGCCCCAGGTCACGgcttccagctgctgcaagcAAACAGGACTTCTGAAGGAGGAAGCGGGTCTCCAGAGCCCACTGTCAGGGGGACTACTTCCGGGGAGAAAGGTAACTGCACAGGAGAGGTCTCTGCCCggcaggagggagaaggaagaggaggaagatgagcgGGTCCAAGAGCACAGAACTGGGGAGAGCAGAGGGATAGACGCTTCCAGAAAATGGGGTTGTTGAGCACAGCAGGTGGAGCCTGAAGTCCCTGTTACCTACTTGAATAGTCTAGCTGAACACCTGGAGTCCTGCCACTAATCTGTCACTCTTGTCTTTACATTAGTGCCAACCAGACCCCCTGGTGTTTACCTGGCCTCCCTGGCAGTCACACAGGTACGTGgaggacaaaaagagaaagaaaaaaatgtttatttcgaGAAGCAAAATGAGTATAAAAGCTGAAGCAATAGTTTGGGACCTCCCAGGCCCATTTCAACAGGGCAAAGGGACAAAGGGACCTCATAGATTAACCTTCTAGAATCGATAGAACCAAAAAGTTTCAAGCCTAAGGGATTCTTTCCCCTAGAATCCTGttgaagacagacaggcagacagacagacagacctagggctgagaaagaaagccCCCAAAGGAGAGGTTCTGGCCTAGAGTCTCCATCGAGGAACTCCAGCAGAGAGAGCCTCGGTGGAACATAGCTTTCTAACTGTTCTTCCTTCCTAGGACCTTCTCCTGCCCAGACTCTCCTCCACGCAAGGATTATGTTTATCTGTGACCATGCCCCTACTGGCTCCTGGCCTCCTGCACCTCCTGCTGGTGATAGGCACAGGGGGTTCTGTGCCCACTCCCCAGGCATTGCCCCAGGGCTGCTACATAGCCGAAGAAGCTGGCCAACAGACATTCCGCTGCAGCCGGGCTGGCCTGAGTGCCGTACCCGACGGCATCCCCAACAGCACCCGAAAGCTTTACCTGGATGCCAACCAGCTGGCATCCGTGCCAGCTGGTGCCTTCCAGCACTTGCCTTTCCTGGAAGAATTAGACCTGTCTCATAATGTCCTTGTCCACCTCTCAGGGGCTGCTTTCCAGGGCCTGGAGGGCACTCTGCGCCACCTTGACCTCTCTGCCAACCAGCTAGCATCCGTGCCTGTGGCAGCCTTCGTGGGGCTGCAGATCCAAGTGAACCTGTCCGCCAACCCATGGCGCTGCGACTGTGCCCTACAGGAAGTGCTCAGGCAGGTGAGGTTAGCTCCAGGCTCGGGGACAGGCATCGTGTGTGGTCCAGGAGCCCGACCAGATCTCGTGGGACAGGAGTTCCTTCTGCTGACTAGCGGGGAAGAGCTGTGTGGCACAGGACGAGGCGGGACCCGAAGGAACACTGATGTGGCCCTGCTAGTCACCATGGGAGGCTGGCTGACACTGGTAGTGGCTTATCTGATCCATTATGTGTGGCAGAACCGTGATGAGACCCGGCGCCCCCTCAAGCGGGCTCCTGTGCAGCCTGTGCGCTCCGAGGACTCCTCTACCCTCAGCACAGTGGTCTGATGACCTGGATGGAGCACTCTGCGCTCTTGGCCTTTCCTCTGCCCGTCTGCCTGCTATCCCTGCCTGCTATCCCTGCCTGCCGCCCTCAATACCTTCTCCCGTTTCACTCTCTCGCTCTTTCTTCTCCAGAACACTATCTTTGGAGCCTGGATTTGGGGGTACCTCCTTCTATACCTGGGTTGTGCTAGACTCAGAGAATCCCAAGTTCCTGAACCCatcgggtggggtgggggtggcagaaaaaaacaacatcTCAGTCTGCGGAGACTCAGAGGGAGAAACCAGTAGCTTAGGAACTTAGGGGAGCAGCCTGCACCTGGTTACAGGTGACCCCAGAGGCCTCACCATACAGCTGTAGGAAATGACCTCAGATGAGTGACAGCTTTGAGGGGGCTAGGGAGACGGTTCAGTCAGTGAAGTGTCTGTcctgcaagcctgaggacttgagatCAGATCTCTAGTACCCACTTAAAGGCTGGGCACAGGGTGGGTGTCTGTAATCCTGGTACTGGGGTTgggagagagacaaacagacccctggagctcattggcctgCCTGCCTAGCCAagtcagtaagctccaggttcagtgggccACTGGCCCAAAATAAGGggaagagcaattgaggaagacattcagGGGCATCAACCTCTAGCCTTCAGTGGCACCCACAAAGATGCTCACATGAACGTGTTTATACACCGCggaaacacacacccacatacacccaTCCAGAATGAGGGCtttgggaagagaagagagagtgtaCAAAAGAAAGGGTGATATGAGAAGATTTGGAGATGTGGGAAGCAACCttgggagtgggagagagggTGTGGAGAAGGGTGAGGGAAGGGTGGGAGCAATCtgggaatacaaagaaaaagcaagggTTCAGCCATATTGAGAAGGGCCCCTGggctcttcctctctgctccatctgcctcctctcctccacctcACTTCTAACCTCTCTCTCTATCCCGTACTCTTCTCCTTGTGTCCTCTATCAAGGACCCCCTGCGCCATGGTCCCCTACTTCCTTTCCCAGAATTTCCCTGTCCCTCTGCTATCTCCTTTATACACTGACAGCTTTCCTGAGCCGGTTTCCCTTGGTGGAAAGATGGTCCCCTTTAGAGACTGAACTGGGGATGCATGACAACAATTTGGGGGTACAGCAGAGACCCCAGAACATCATTgagcaatccaattaaaaaggaaaaaaacctttTATGAACATCCTTGATCTCTTTCTTGTTGTTCATTTTACTGAACATGTGTGGTATGGCACTGAGGAGCAGAAGAATGTGGAGTACCCCCCCCACCTCTCCTATCTGTGGGGTGATCCCACTGGGCTACACGTCCACcccatctctctttctgccttggtCCCTGACATTGGAGGTCAACAGTAGGAATCAGAGTCTGTGAACTAATAAGGATGGGACTGGAAGTGTGAGGAAGGCAAGAGAGAAGGTGGCCTGGCATTAGCCCTACCCTCAACTCTGCCAGGAATCAGGGAGGATAAGCGCGGGTTCTAGGATGCCAAGGGCCCTGTGAAGCAGATGGGTAGCCTTGCTGATGTTACATACTTACGGctcagcagagaagagaatggtaAACTTTTCCGAGGGGCATAGTATGTCAAAACTAGCCTCTTCTACCTAGATGTACTAGGTAGGAAGCGAGACAACAAGCCCCAGAAAGCCCAGGCTTCTGTTCCTGGGAGTTGAGAACCAAAAAGGCGAAGAAGTCCTATAGAAGCCAGTTGCTACTGCCCGGTACCCAAAGCTCAATCTGGGCGTGAACACACAGGGTTCCGGGTGCTAGAAACCCAGGTGGAGGGTGAACCTTGATGCTGAAGGGTTTGATCCCGCTAGCGGACTTCTGACAAAGAGAAAAAGTGCTAAGCCGGCTCCAGCGCTGGGCTGCACAGGCGGAGGACAACGTGAGAGCTACGGAGAGGCCCAGGGCCGAGTGGGTGGGCGGAGCTTGAGAGGAGTGGGCGGGACTGCGTTGTTGCAGGGCGGAGTAATTAGGGGGCGGGACTGGACCACGACCTAAAGAAGCGGGAGGCGGGGCCGAGGAAGGGGTCGGGTGGGGCCGGGGTGGGACTGAAGGAAGGTGGGAAGTGGTGCCGAAGCGTCTTTTGGGTTGCCCCGGGCAGCCGAGAACGGAAGCTTTGGGGACCGTCACTGGTGTGGTGACGCACGCGGAGCTGGACGGTGACTccgggactggggggggggggggggggcgcgggagGTAGCAAAGAGGGTACTTAAGGCGACTGGGGGCGGGCTGTTCACCCGAGGGTAGGGCTACGGGCTGCTGGGGCGGGAGAAGGGCTTAAATGAGGCCTTAACTGGGAGACTATCTTTAGCCTCAGTGAGAGCCCGGAGCTCGCGCCCGAAGGAATGCCCACTCGCCTCCCTGCGGAAGCTTCCTGTTCCTGGAACTGCAGAAGTATCTTATCTGCCTGGTGATGGCCCGGGAGAGCGGCATGGTAACAGTCCTTAATCAGCTGCTGGAGACTTCTAGCAAACTCCACTCCTAGCTGTCTAGGAACATCCTCCACCTGCTGGGCTCTGCGTGGTCAGGGTCAGAAATGAGGGGAGAGCAATCTTCTATGTACTGGGCCTACAGGATACAATAGCACCGAACAGAACCTACAGTGTAATGTGTAGTTCTTAGTGCAAAAAGAAATGCAGAGTTActtgttcaaaaataaaaataattaggctggagagatggctcagcagaggacccagggtttaattcccagtacccactcagctgctcacaactgtctgtaactccagtcccagcggaatctgacgccctcttctggcctccatgagcactgcatgCACGTGGTGCGCACTcatacatgtgaaataaaaacaaatgaaatagctgggcggtggtggcgcacgcctttagtccgagcactcgggcggcagagccaggcggatctcttgagttcgaggccagcctggtctacagagcgagatccaggacaggcaccaaaactacacagagaaaccctgtctcaaaaaccataaataaataaatgaaatataaaaataaaaaaacaaaaccggGTATGGTAGCAATACATTTCTAATCCTCGCACTGGGAGAATTCTGAGGTGGGAAAACTGCCaagaatttgaagccagtctgggttatataacaacactcttgtctcaaaacaaacaaacatgtttttaaaagagt
Above is a window of Onychomys torridus chromosome 8, mOncTor1.1, whole genome shotgun sequence DNA encoding:
- the Lrrc3c gene encoding leucine-rich repeat-containing protein 3C; translation: MPLLAPGLLHLLLVIGTGGSVPTPQALPQGCYIAEEAGQQTFRCSRAGLSAVPDGIPNSTRKLYLDANQLASVPAGAFQHLPFLEELDLSHNVLVHLSGAAFQGLEGTLRHLDLSANQLASVPVAAFVGLQIQVNLSANPWRCDCALQEVLRQVRLAPGSGTGIVCGPGARPDLVGQEFLLLTSGEELCGTGRGGTRRNTDVALLVTMGGWLTLVVAYLIHYVWQNRDETRRPLKRAPVQPVRSEDSSTLSTVV